From Rudanella lutea DSM 19387, a single genomic window includes:
- a CDS encoding AAA family ATPase — protein sequence MFTGTDSYIATRELSTAVNAAVLLQKPLLIKGEPGTGKTLLAFEVARSLGKPLYTWHVKSTTSAQQGLYEYDAVSRLRDSQLADRGLDSARINDLSNYIRKGKLWEAFESEEQAVLLIDEIDKADIEFPNDLLQELDRMEFYCYELQRTISARHRPVVIITSNNEKELPDAFLRRCFFHYIRFPDRETMEQIVAVHFPDLPQELLAKTLSVFYAIRDVKALKKKPSTSELIDWVRLLLASGVTHDDLTDLDTLNELPPYLGALLKNEQDSDLLGALKRKGTRPY from the coding sequence ATGTTCACTGGAACCGATTCATACATCGCTACGCGCGAACTCAGCACGGCCGTTAACGCGGCCGTGCTGCTTCAAAAGCCTCTCCTGATCAAAGGGGAGCCCGGCACCGGCAAAACCCTGCTGGCGTTCGAAGTAGCCCGCTCGCTGGGGAAACCCCTGTACACCTGGCACGTAAAATCGACCACCTCGGCCCAGCAGGGGTTGTACGAGTACGATGCCGTTTCGCGGCTGCGCGACTCCCAACTTGCCGACCGGGGCCTCGATTCGGCCCGCATCAATGACCTCTCGAACTACATTCGCAAAGGAAAACTCTGGGAGGCCTTCGAGTCGGAAGAGCAGGCCGTGTTGCTGATCGACGAGATTGATAAGGCCGATATTGAATTTCCGAACGATCTGTTGCAGGAACTCGACCGGATGGAGTTTTACTGCTACGAATTGCAACGAACCATTTCGGCCCGGCACCGTCCGGTGGTGATTATCACGTCGAACAACGAGAAAGAGCTGCCCGATGCGTTTCTGCGCCGGTGTTTTTTCCACTATATCCGGTTTCCCGATCGCGAAACGATGGAGCAGATTGTGGCGGTTCATTTCCCCGATTTGCCCCAGGAGTTGCTAGCCAAAACGTTGTCGGTGTTTTACGCTATCCGCGACGTGAAAGCGCTCAAGAAAAAGCCCTCGACAAGTGAGCTGATCGACTGGGTGCGGTTGTTGCTGGCATCGGGTGTCACGCACGACGACCTCACCGACCTCGACACGCTCAATGAATTACCGCCTTACCTTGGGGCGCTGCTCAAAAATGAACAGGACTCTGACTTGCTGGGGGCATTGAAACGAAAGGGAACCCGACCGTATTGA